From a region of the Tachysurus fulvidraco isolate hzauxx_2018 chromosome 5, HZAU_PFXX_2.0, whole genome shotgun sequence genome:
- the LOC113643116 gene encoding monocarboxylate transporter 1-like: MPAVKDPVSHTPPDGGWGWAVVAGAFISIGFAFAFPKCVTVFFRDIELIFNASTSQVSWISSINAAFIYAGGPISSILVNKYGGRPVMILGGFLSGAGLIASSFCNTVEALYLFIGVIGGLGLAFNLNPALIMISRYFYKKRPFANGIAMAGTPVIMSILAPLNNWLYDQFGWRGSFLILGGLLLNCCVAGSLMRPIGPKSRPAVKEVSANGDKKTTMQIINSFIDLSLFKHRGFLLYLIGNIVLFGGIFTPLVFLSNYAKTKNISNDKAASLLSVLAFVDMVVRPSMGTVANTKWVRPRIQYFFAASILFNGVCHLLAPFAMDYLGFVIYSAFFGFGFGWLSSVLFETLMDLVGAQRFSSAVGIVTILESVPVLLAPPMLGKFNDIYHDYKYTYISCGIILLAASMFLFIGMGINYRLLDKETKEAARKSPIEGKEEESKIDTAN, encoded by the exons ATGCCAGCTGTCAAAGATCCTGTGTCACATACACCACCAGATGGAGGCTGGGGTTGGGCGGTGGTGGCTGGTGCCTTCATCTCTATCGGTTTCGCGTTCGCCTTTCCAAAGTGCGTCACCGTGTTCTTCAGAGACATTGAATTGATCTTTAATGCCAGCACAAGCCAAGTCTCATGGATCTCATCCATCAATGCAGCCTTCATATATGCAGGAG GTCCAATTAGCAGTATCCTGGTGAATAAGTATGGCGGTCGTCCCGTAATGATACTAGGTGGTTTTCTCTCTGGAGCTGGACTCATTGCTTCATCTTTCTGCAACACAGTGGAGGCTTTGTATCTCTTTATAGGTGTGATAGGAG GTCTGGGACTGGCGTTCAATCTCAATCCAGCCCTTATAATGATTAGCAgatatttttacaaaaaaaggcCATTTGCTAATGGTATTGCCATGGCTGGCACCCCAGTAATTATGTCAATTTTAGCTCCTCTGAACAATTGGCTTTATGACCAGTTTGGTTGGAGGGGTAGCTTCCTAATCCTAGGTGGGCTTCTGCTTAACTGTTGTGTAGCTGGATCTCTCATGAGACCTATTGGGCCAAAATCCAGACCTGCTGTGAAGGAAGTTAGTGCTAATGGAGACAAGAAGACAACAATGCAGATTATCAACAGTTTCATTGATCTGTCTCTCTTCAAACATCGTGGATTTCTCCTCTACCTCATAGGCAATATTGTGCTGTTTGGTGGTATTTTTACTCCTCTGGTATTCCTCAGTAATTATGCCAAGACAAAGAATATTTCAAATGATAAGGCTGCATCATTGCTTTCAGTACTTGCCTTTGTGGACATGGTGGTGCGACCATCCATGGGAACAGTTGCCAACACCAAGTGGGTTCGACCCAGGATACAGTATTTCTTTGCAGCTTCCATCCTGTTTAATGGTGTATGCCACTTGCTTGCCCCCTTTGCAATGGATTATTTAGGATTTGTGATCTATTCAGCTTTctttgggtttgggtttgggtGGCTGAGTTCTGTGCTGTTTGAGACCCTGATGGACTTGGTGGGAGCCCAGCGTTTCTCCAGTGCTGTGGGCATAGTCACCATCTTGGAGAGTGTACCAGTGTTACTTGCCCCACCTATGCTAG GAAAATTTAATGACATCTACCATGATTACAAATACACTTACATATCCTGTGGAATTATCCTGTTGGCTGCAAGCATGTTCCTCTTCATTGGCATGGGCATTAACTATAGGCTGCTGGATAAGGAAACAAAGGAGGCAGCTCGAAAATCACCCATCgaaggaaaagaggaagaatCCAAAATAGACACTGCAAACTAA